The following proteins are co-located in the Silene latifolia isolate original U9 population chromosome 1, ASM4854445v1, whole genome shotgun sequence genome:
- the LOC141597236 gene encoding serine carboxypeptidase-like 34 has protein sequence MALFSTDYNYNYNYAPTLLYLFLVFVLLRAVHGLNPTVLARQEADRVVNLPGQPQVDFKHYAGYVTVNESHGRALFYWFFEAVDEPHNKPLLLWLNGGPGCSSVGYGEAEELGPFFPRKGSQPRLNLNKNSWNKAANLLFVESPVGVGFSYTNTSSDINQLGDSITAKDSYAFLVNWFKRFPQFKSHEFYISGESYAGHYVPQLSEVIFDSNKQVSKSKFINLKGFMIGNALLDDDTDQTGMIDYAWDHAVISDKVYKDVKSKCNFSSTDQTEACKNALNEYFAVYDLIDMYSLYTPTCVQNSTTRRRLPAVNGIAPHLFSKFENWHRKPAGYDPCADSYTEAYLNRPDVQAALHANVTKMAYNWTHCSNNITFWGDAPASILPVIRKLVNGGLRIWVYSGDTDGRIPVTATRMTLKKLGLKIVKDWTPWYSHNQVGGWTITYEGAMFVTIRGAGHQVPTFKPKEALLMLKHFLANKTMPPKAF, from the exons ATGGCTCTTTTTTCTActgattataattataattataattatgcaCCAACATTATTATATCTCTTTTTAGTTTTTGTTCTTCTTCGAGCGGTTCACGGGCTGAATCCAACGGTTTTGGCTCGGCAGGAGGCGGACCGGGTGGTGAATTTACCGGGACAACCACAAGTGGACTTCAAGCATTATGCTGGTTATGTAACTGTTAATGAAAGCCATGGTCGAGCACTGTTTTATTGGTTTTTTGAAGCAGTGGATGAGCCTCATAATAAGCCTCTTCTTCTTTGGCTCAATGGAG GTCCCGGATGCTCCTCAGTTGGATACGGCGAGGCAGAAGAATTAGGCCCCTTCTTCCCACGTAAAGGAAGCCAACCCCGTTTGAATCTCAATAAAAATTCATGGAACAAAG CTGCCAATCTACTGTTTGTTGAGTCCCCTGTCGGTGTCGGATTTTCTTACACCAATACTTCCTCCGACATCAACCAACTTGGTGACTCCATTACTG CAAAGGATTCATATGCATTCCTTGTGAACTGGTTCAAAAGATTTCCGCAGTTTAAGTCCCATGAATTCTACATTTCTGGAGAAAGCTATGCAG GACATTATGTTCCACAGCTTTCAGAGGTCATTTTCGACAGCAACAAACAGGTTTCCAAGTCAAAATTTATTAATCTTAAAGGGTTCATG ATTGGAAATGCATTGTTGGACGATGACACAGATCAAACAGGAATGATAGACTATGCTTGGGACCATGCTGTTATATCGGACAAGGTCTACAAAGATGTAAAATCAAAATGTAACTTCAGTAGTACAGATCAAACTGAAGCGTGCAAGAATGCTTTAAATGAGTATTTTGCTGTTTATGATCTCATCGACATGTACAGCTTGTACACTCCAACCTGTGTTCAGAATTCCACTACCAGGAGACGTCTTCCTGCTGTCAATGGCATTGCACCTCACTTGTTCTCCAAATTT GAAAATTGGCATAGGAAACCAGCAGGATATGATCCTTGTGCAGACTCTTACACGGAAGCGTATCTAAATAGACCAGATGTTCAAGCAGCTCTTCATGCTAATGTCACAAAAATGGCCTATAATTGGACTCATTGCAG CAACAACATCACATTTTGGGGCGATGCACCAGCTTCGATCCTTCCTGTTATCAGAAAGCTTGTAAATGGAGGCCTTCGCATATGGGTTTACAG CGGTGACACTGATGGGAGAATCCCAGTTACGGCAACCAGGATGACTCTCAAAAAACTAGGTCTGAAGATTGTTAAAGACTGGACACCTTGGTACAGCCACAATCAG GTGGGAGGATGGACAATTACGTATGAAGGGGCGATGTTTGTGACCATAAGAGGGGCGGGTCACCAAGTTCCGACATTTAAACCTAAGGAAGCTCTTCTAATGCTCAAGCACTTCTTAGCCAACAAAACAATGCCCCCTAAGGCCTTCTGA
- the LOC141634401 gene encoding uncharacterized protein LOC141634401, which yields MCSVVCVELEHCNLETVEHLFRDCDSSARIWAGSVLGIRVEGAEHLNMTDWVIDWVQYLRKQEGGLKRVILFIAIIWGLWIIRNKVKFQGLANNPQVLVGVLFDSIKERVHILNNQVDNKGSLKEPRGSVGDQLYQQKTDLRNGTPYHMIGQPGLCSALRIKVDASWEHSFKAAFGWVAYDELGRECMRSQVTTRAESALHAEALGVRDVVSWARSGGVLHLAISSDCLLLISAIADLTKTDHLIKDILEEIRSLASFFHCLSFSFVPRHLNSVAHGLARQAIRL from the coding sequence ATGTGTTCTGTGGTTTGTGTGGAACTTGAGCATTGTAATTTGGAGACAGTTGAGCACCTGTTTAGGGACTGTGATTCCTCCGCTAGGATCTGGGCGGGGTCGGTGCTTGGTATTAGGGTGGAAGGTGCTGAGCACCTAAATATGACCGACTGGGTTATTGATTGGGTTCAATATTTGAGAAAGCAGGAGGGAGGGCTGAAAAGGGTTATACTTTTCATTGCCATTATCTGGGGTCTATGGATTATTCGAAACAAGGTTAAGTTTCAAGGTCTGGCTAACAATCCTCAGGTTCTGGTTGGAGTCTTATTTGATTCTATCAAGGAGAGGGTGCATATTCTAAACAACCAGGTAGATAACAAGGGGTCACTGAAAGAGCCTCGAGGGAGCGTTGGTGATCAGCTTTATCAGCAAAAAACTGACTTACGAAACGGGACCCCATATCACATGATTGGTCAACCGGGCCTTTGCTCTGCTCTTCGGATTAAGGTGGACGCGAGTTGGGAACATTCCTTTAAGGCGGCCTTTGGATGGGTGGCATATGATGAGCTGGGGCGGGAGTGTATGCGCAGCCAGGTGACTACTAGAGCGGAATCGGCACTACATGCGGAGGCTCTCGGTGTCCGAGATGTTGTTTCTTGGGCGCGATCCGGAGGTGTTCTCCATCTGGCCATCTCTTCTGATTGCCTACTTTTGATCAGTGCGATTGCTGATTTGACAAAGACGGATCATCTGATTAAGGACATCTTGGAGGAGATTCGTAGTCTTGCAAGCTTTTTTCATTGTTTAAGTTTTTCTTTTGTTCCGAGACATCTTAATAGTGTGGCACATGGCCTGGCTCGGCAGGCCATAAGATTGTAG